The proteins below are encoded in one region of Aequorivita iocasae:
- the cysS gene encoding cysteine--tRNA ligase, with protein MKQHELFIYNSLSKKKEKFNPIHKDAVGMYVCGPTVYSNVHLGNCRTFLSFDLVFRYLKHLGYKVRYVRNITDAGHLENDGESGDDPILKKARIEQLEPMEVVQKYTVDFHTIMAKFNALPPSIEPTATGHIYEQIHIVEKIIEEGFAYEKNGSVYFDVLKFNETNNYGKLSGRQLEDMISNTRELAAQSDKKNPQDFALWKKAEPQHIMRWPSPWSEGFPGWHLECTAMSTKYLGNQFDIHGGGMDLKFPHHECEIAQAEACNHTSPVNYWMHANMLTLNGKKMSKSTGNYILPNEMFTGENDILSKPFSPTVTKFFMYQAHYRSILDFSSEALEASEKGFNRLMDAYRMLNEINTSEKSSLDIKSWVNACYEAMNDDFNSPILIANLFEAVKFVNLLKEEKETISTDDLQLLKHTMDGFLFDVMGLEDSVSENSQDAEKLSAAVELLIQLRNQARANKDFAMSDKIRDELSAKGIQLKDGKEGTTFSLN; from the coding sequence TTGAAACAGCACGAACTTTTTATTTACAATTCCCTTTCAAAAAAGAAAGAAAAATTCAACCCAATCCACAAAGACGCAGTGGGTATGTACGTTTGCGGCCCTACTGTTTATAGTAATGTGCATTTGGGTAACTGTCGTACCTTCCTTTCGTTTGATTTGGTTTTTCGGTATTTAAAACATTTGGGCTACAAAGTACGTTACGTGCGCAATATTACAGATGCTGGCCATCTTGAAAACGATGGAGAAAGTGGTGATGACCCAATTCTTAAAAAAGCACGAATTGAGCAATTGGAACCTATGGAAGTGGTTCAAAAATATACGGTAGATTTTCATACCATTATGGCAAAGTTCAATGCCTTGCCCCCAAGTATTGAACCCACTGCTACAGGCCATATTTATGAGCAAATACATATAGTTGAAAAAATAATTGAAGAAGGTTTTGCTTATGAAAAAAATGGCTCCGTTTATTTTGACGTTTTAAAATTCAATGAAACAAACAATTACGGGAAATTGAGCGGAAGGCAACTGGAAGATATGATTTCCAACACCCGTGAGCTTGCTGCGCAGTCCGACAAGAAAAACCCTCAGGATTTCGCACTTTGGAAGAAAGCTGAACCTCAGCACATTATGCGCTGGCCATCACCTTGGAGCGAAGGTTTTCCGGGCTGGCACTTGGAATGTACCGCAATGAGTACTAAATACTTAGGCAACCAGTTTGATATTCATGGTGGGGGGATGGACTTAAAATTTCCGCACCACGAGTGCGAAATTGCACAAGCAGAAGCATGCAACCACACTTCGCCTGTAAATTATTGGATGCACGCAAACATGCTTACGCTCAACGGTAAAAAAATGTCAAAATCTACCGGAAACTATATTCTTCCGAACGAAATGTTTACGGGCGAAAACGATATTTTGAGCAAGCCGTTTTCACCAACAGTCACAAAATTTTTTATGTACCAAGCCCATTACCGAAGCATACTCGACTTCAGCAGTGAGGCTTTGGAAGCTTCTGAAAAAGGATTTAACCGTTTAATGGATGCCTATAGAATGCTGAATGAAATTAATACTTCAGAAAAAAGCTCTCTAGATATAAAAAGCTGGGTAAATGCATGCTATGAGGCGATGAATGACGACTTTAACAGTCCTATTTTGATTGCGAACCTTTTTGAAGCGGTGAAATTCGTAAATTTATTAAAGGAAGAAAAAGAAACCATTTCCACTGATGATTTGCAATTGCTGAAACATACGATGGACGGTTTTCTTTTTGATGTTATGGGCTTGGAAGACAGCGTTTCGGAAAATTCACAGGACGCTGAAAAACTTTCAGCGGCAGTGGAACTTCTTATTCAATTGAGAAATCAAGCACGCGCCAATAAGGATTTCGCGATGAGCGATAAAATTCGGGATGAGCTTTCGGCAAAAGGTATTCAACTAAAAGATGGAAAAGAAGGAACTACCTTTTCCTTAAATTAA
- the yidD gene encoding membrane protein insertion efficiency factor YidD yields the protein MKNILTYPFVLLIKGYQLFISPLLPSSCRYTPSCSHYAVQALQTHGLLKGGWLAAKRIASCNPWGGSGYDSVPPKNK from the coding sequence GTGAAAAATATACTTACATACCCTTTTGTTTTATTGATAAAAGGGTATCAACTTTTTATTTCTCCACTATTGCCATCAAGCTGTCGTTACACCCCTAGTTGTTCACATTATGCCGTGCAAGCTCTGCAAACACATGGTTTGCTAAAAGGTGGTTGGCTGGCAGCAAAACGCATTGCAAGTTGCAATCCTTGGGGTGGCTCTGGCTATGATTCAGTTCCACCCAAAAACAAATAA
- the lgt gene encoding prolipoprotein diacylglyceryl transferase encodes MQYLSFTWNPSEGIDLGFFMIRFYSLMFVVAFTLGWILTKKIYEREELAQEKLDSLFIYMVVAVLVGARLGHVIFYQPELFVEDPLSVFLPISTVPEFEFTGFQGLASHGAAIAILIAMYYYTKNVIKKPFLWIMDRIVIAVAAGGTFVRIGNFMNSEIIGKPSGDFPLGVRFVHEGIRKQEAVQATGIQNPNKAYDAIVNNPQFSELLNSIPFRHPAQLYEAAGYVIVFLVCWYLYWKTERRKQIGYIFGVFLILLFMVRFLVEFVKESQGGFESVLGLLSTGQWLSIPFILAGIYIMWKASKKPMIE; translated from the coding sequence ATGCAATATTTAAGTTTTACCTGGAATCCTTCAGAAGGGATTGATCTTGGTTTTTTTATGATCCGTTTCTACAGCTTGATGTTTGTAGTAGCATTTACGCTTGGGTGGATTCTCACCAAAAAGATTTACGAACGCGAAGAACTGGCGCAAGAAAAACTGGACAGCCTTTTTATCTATATGGTTGTAGCTGTTTTGGTGGGCGCACGGTTGGGCCACGTTATATTTTACCAGCCCGAGCTTTTTGTGGAAGACCCGCTTTCGGTATTTCTTCCTATTAGTACAGTTCCAGAATTCGAGTTTACTGGTTTTCAGGGTCTTGCCAGCCACGGCGCAGCTATTGCCATCCTCATTGCCATGTATTATTATACAAAAAACGTAATAAAAAAACCTTTTTTGTGGATCATGGATCGTATTGTTATTGCCGTAGCCGCTGGGGGAACTTTTGTGCGTATCGGCAATTTTATGAATTCTGAAATAATAGGAAAGCCTTCAGGAGATTTCCCATTGGGTGTTCGTTTTGTTCACGAAGGCATTCGGAAACAAGAAGCAGTTCAAGCAACCGGAATTCAAAACCCAAATAAGGCATATGACGCTATTGTAAATAATCCACAGTTTTCGGAATTGCTGAATTCCATTCCTTTCCGCCATCCCGCACAACTTTATGAAGCAGCCGGTTATGTGATTGTTTTTTTGGTTTGCTGGTATCTTTATTGGAAAACCGAACGCAGAAAACAGATTGGTTACATTTTTGGAGTGTTTTTGATCCTTCTTTTTATGGTTCGTTTCTTGGTGGAATTTGTAAAAGAAAGCCAAGGTGGGTTTGAATCTGTACTTGGGTTACTTTCCACGGGACAATGGCTTAGCATACCTTTCATACTTGCAGGAATCTACATCATGTGGAAAGCTTCAAAAAAACCAATGATTGAATAA
- a CDS encoding DUF192 domain-containing protein, with product MKKILISAVLAASILSFYNCKDSSTSENKSLTKEITFTKEGELQLFKAENDSLIARLNIEIADDEYSTQTGLMYRHSMAEDQAMLFIFNTMQPRSFYMKNTEIPLDIIYLNADKQIVSIQKNAKPFDESSLPSEAPSQYVLEVNAGLADKWKLEKGDKISFSRNN from the coding sequence ATGAAAAAAATACTTATTTCCGCCGTACTTGCTGCGTCAATTCTTTCATTTTATAACTGTAAGGATAGTTCTACTTCAGAGAATAAAAGCCTTACCAAAGAAATTACTTTTACCAAAGAAGGTGAGCTTCAGCTTTTTAAGGCGGAAAACGATTCCCTTATAGCTAGGCTGAATATTGAAATTGCCGATGACGAATATTCAACCCAAACCGGGCTTATGTACCGCCATTCCATGGCTGAGGACCAAGCGATGCTTTTTATTTTCAATACCATGCAGCCACGCTCCTTTTATATGAAGAACACGGAAATACCTCTGGATATTATCTATCTGAATGCAGACAAGCAAATTGTAAGTATTCAAAAAAACGCCAAACCATTTGATGAATCTTCACTGCCTTCCGAAGCTCCCTCGCAATATGTTTTGGAAGTAAATGCAGGCCTTGCAGATAAATGGAAACTTGAAAAAGGCGACAAGATTTCTTTTAGCAGAAATAATTAA
- the secDF gene encoding protein translocase subunit SecDF — protein sequence MQNKGLVTVFAILFGLVSIYQLSFTFVANKVEDSAKEFANSKFSEDQPHERDNAEARYLDSVANNPVFLGIDYNTAKEKELNKGLDLKGGINVILEVSVKDILKGLANNTKDPAFNQALENAKELQKNSQDTYLESFFKAFEALPGENELASPDIFFNKNLEDVIEIGMTNEQVKPVIEQKIDESITSAFEVLRKRIDKFGVTQPNIQRLGKSARILVELPGAKDVDRVKKLLQSTAQLEFWDVYKFEEIAGFLQAADAKAGEIAMAQSASETVKTADTTEAVADSSKTEEDDVSKLLGGQDVNDSLVDDNKANPILSKMVSLGNQGSPVIATFRLKDTSVINDYFRNPQIKSLLPNDLRYAKFVWGLPEISEQLNGEEITALYALKANRDNVPPLGGSVVVDARQEYDNLSRVVVSMQMNGQGAKVWEQMTGNAYENQSQIAIVLDNIVYSAPGVTSGPIAGGRSQISGDFTVNEGQDLANVLRAGKLPASAEIIQGEVVGPTLGHEAINSGVMSFVIALFIVLLWMIGYYGRAGVFADVALLVNILFIFGILAGLGAVLTLPGIAGIVLTIGMSVDANVLIFERIKEELAKGKAQKDAIKDGFNNALSSILDANITTGLTGLILLVFGTGPIQGFATTLLIGIATSLFTAIFITRLFIDSYTKNGKSLPCATSLTKNLFTNVHVSFLKKRKMAYVISAIMILISVSSLFFNGLNQGVDFVGGRTYTVRFAKDVNSQEIQNNLIETFGSAEAKTYGGDNQLKITTKYKVDETGTEVDEEIERMVFETVKKDMPADMTYEDFVGDREGKNIGRMEYYKVSPTIADDIKKDSFWAVFGSLVVVFLYILLRFRRWQFSLGAVAAVFHDVLIVLGVFSLTYKFMPFSMEIDQAFIAAILTVIGYSLNDTVIVFDRIREYFGEHPSWKMNRIIDVALSSTLSRTLNTSFTTLIVLLSMFFLGAESIRGLLFAIIVGIIVGTYSSLFIATPIMYDTVKRKKVEDLIDKKEEVDPALEA from the coding sequence ATGCAAAACAAAGGACTAGTTACCGTATTTGCCATCCTATTTGGATTGGTGAGTATTTACCAACTTTCTTTTACGTTCGTAGCGAATAAAGTAGAAGATAGCGCGAAGGAATTTGCGAACAGCAAATTTTCAGAAGACCAACCCCACGAACGTGACAACGCAGAAGCGCGTTATCTGGACTCTGTGGCCAATAACCCAGTATTCTTGGGGATAGATTACAATACCGCTAAGGAAAAAGAGCTTAATAAAGGTCTTGACCTTAAAGGGGGGATTAACGTAATTCTGGAAGTTTCCGTAAAGGATATATTGAAAGGTCTTGCAAACAATACCAAAGATCCTGCATTCAACCAAGCGTTGGAAAATGCAAAAGAGCTTCAGAAAAACAGCCAGGATACTTACTTGGAATCTTTCTTTAAGGCTTTTGAAGCCCTTCCTGGTGAAAATGAACTTGCCTCTCCAGATATTTTCTTCAACAAGAATTTGGAAGATGTGATAGAGATTGGGATGACCAATGAGCAAGTAAAACCAGTTATTGAGCAGAAAATTGATGAGTCCATTACCTCTGCCTTTGAAGTTTTAAGAAAGCGTATCGATAAGTTTGGGGTAACCCAGCCAAACATCCAGCGATTGGGAAAATCTGCAAGAATACTTGTGGAGCTTCCAGGGGCAAAAGATGTGGATAGGGTAAAAAAATTACTTCAAAGTACTGCCCAACTTGAATTCTGGGATGTTTATAAATTTGAGGAAATAGCAGGTTTCCTTCAAGCTGCCGATGCCAAAGCAGGTGAAATAGCTATGGCACAATCAGCTTCTGAAACGGTGAAAACTGCAGATACTACTGAAGCAGTTGCAGATTCTTCAAAAACGGAAGAAGATGACGTGAGCAAACTATTGGGGGGTCAAGACGTTAATGATTCACTTGTGGATGATAACAAAGCGAACCCAATTCTTTCCAAAATGGTTTCTTTGGGAAATCAAGGTAGCCCTGTAATTGCTACCTTTAGATTAAAAGATACTTCAGTTATCAATGACTATTTTCGCAACCCACAGATAAAATCACTTTTACCGAATGATTTGCGTTATGCAAAGTTTGTTTGGGGCTTGCCAGAAATTAGCGAGCAGTTGAATGGCGAAGAAATAACGGCTCTTTATGCACTAAAAGCGAACCGCGACAATGTTCCGCCACTTGGGGGAAGTGTAGTTGTAGATGCAAGACAGGAATACGACAACTTGAGCCGCGTAGTGGTATCTATGCAAATGAATGGCCAAGGTGCCAAGGTGTGGGAACAGATGACTGGTAATGCTTATGAAAACCAGAGCCAGATTGCTATTGTGCTTGATAATATTGTGTACTCTGCGCCGGGTGTAACCTCTGGCCCTATTGCTGGTGGACGTAGCCAAATTTCAGGTGACTTTACGGTAAATGAAGGTCAGGATTTGGCAAATGTGCTTCGCGCTGGTAAACTGCCTGCTTCGGCTGAAATTATCCAGGGTGAGGTGGTAGGTCCTACTTTGGGTCACGAAGCTATAAACAGTGGGGTTATGTCCTTCGTAATTGCACTTTTCATTGTGCTTTTATGGATGATAGGCTATTATGGAAGAGCGGGTGTTTTTGCTGACGTTGCTTTGTTGGTGAATATTCTTTTCATCTTTGGAATTTTGGCGGGTCTTGGTGCCGTGCTAACGCTTCCTGGTATTGCGGGTATTGTATTGACTATAGGTATGTCGGTAGATGCGAATGTACTTATTTTTGAAAGGATTAAGGAAGAGCTTGCAAAAGGGAAGGCGCAGAAAGATGCCATTAAAGATGGTTTCAACAATGCATTGTCTTCTATTCTTGATGCAAACATTACCACCGGTTTAACTGGTTTGATTCTTTTGGTTTTCGGAACAGGTCCAATTCAAGGATTTGCAACTACATTATTGATAGGTATTGCCACTTCATTGTTTACGGCAATTTTTATTACAAGATTGTTTATTGACAGTTATACGAAAAACGGCAAGTCCTTGCCATGTGCTACTTCACTTACAAAGAATCTTTTCACAAACGTTCACGTTTCCTTTTTAAAGAAGCGCAAAATGGCCTACGTTATTTCTGCAATTATGATTTTGATAAGCGTTTCTTCATTGTTTTTCAATGGCCTAAACCAAGGTGTTGACTTTGTGGGTGGACGAACCTATACCGTTCGCTTTGCTAAGGATGTAAATTCACAGGAAATCCAGAACAATCTTATAGAAACTTTTGGAAGTGCTGAAGCAAAAACCTATGGTGGCGACAACCAGTTGAAGATTACAACCAAGTATAAAGTTGATGAAACTGGAACTGAGGTTGACGAAGAAATAGAGCGAATGGTTTTTGAAACCGTTAAAAAAGATATGCCTGCAGATATGACCTACGAAGACTTTGTGGGCGATCGCGAAGGAAAAAACATCGGTAGAATGGAATACTACAAAGTGAGCCCTACCATTGCAGATGACATTAAGAAAGATTCCTTCTGGGCCGTATTTGGTTCATTGGTTGTGGTTTTCCTTTACATCTTGCTGCGTTTTAGAAGATGGCAATTTAGTTTGGGGGCGGTTGCGGCCGTATTCCACGATGTGCTTATTGTACTTGGGGTATTCTCACTAACTTACAAGTTTATGCCTTTCAGCATGGAGATTGACCAGGCATTTATTGCGGCGATACTTACGGTTATTGGATACTCATTGAACGATACGGTAATTGTATTTGACCGTATTCGTGAATACTTTGGTGAACACCCAAGCTGGAAGATGAACCGTATTATTGATGTGGCTTTGAGCAGCACTTTAAGTAGGACATTGAATACCTCTTTCACCACACTTATTGTGTTGTTAAGTATGTTCTTCCTTGGCGCGGAATCTATCCGTGGCCTTTTATTCGCAATAATTGTAGGTATTATAGTAGGTACTTACTCATCATTGTTCATCGCGACACCTATTATGTATGATACGGTGAAACGTAAAAAAGTGGAGGATTTAATTGATAAGAAAGAAGAAGTTGACCCTGCTTTAGAGGCGTAA
- a CDS encoding TonB-dependent receptor, with protein MKALIPVFPLKGILIGGLWCALFCGVFIPQVRAQVTPADSLKLIQLNEVVIISAGKQLDHQKQRKPLSTLDEFLESSRSINMVKRGAYAWEPTMNDMASERLAVTIDGMQIFGACTDKMDPITSYVDVSNLSEAQIGSGQQGAAFGNTIGGGINLKLDKSNFKPTGWGGSLESAIESNNTMRVFGGELNYSDEKIYLNTDGIYRKADNYYAGGDEEVKFSQFEKYNFSINSGYKLAEGKSISATLIYDEANDVGYPALTMDVSLARAVIGSVGFNQNTLFGNLSNWESKLYYNTIKHVMDDTKRPDVPIHMDMPGRSETAGFYTQANLNKEKNHFFLKWDGFYNKSYAEMTMYPTNGDEPLMFMLTWPDVRTANVGFYAEDHIAFQKNSLKLSTRLAYHANTVADDFGLNSLKIFYPEMDRTNTRFLKSFSAQHHKMVKDFHFNGGLSYGERAPSVSEGYGFYLFNSFDNHDYIGDPELNTESSAEANFSVTLKKPIFEITASANYFRIFNYIIGLVDPSLSTMTIGAQGVKIYTNLDYAQLFNASLSGRYTISNAFKLSGNVSYHRGVDNEGENLPLISPLSYRSAIDFYKNQFSASLSVDGAGEQTNYNPAYGETKSAAYATLSVSFGKRFFLKDSDLFLKGGIENIFDTNYSTYTDWNNIPRIGRNLYLTISYSIN; from the coding sequence ATGAAAGCACTTATACCTGTGTTCCCATTAAAGGGAATACTTATAGGCGGCCTTTGGTGTGCATTGTTTTGCGGCGTTTTTATACCCCAAGTGCGCGCCCAAGTAACCCCGGCGGATAGTCTAAAACTAATTCAGCTAAATGAAGTGGTCATTATTTCCGCGGGCAAACAATTAGACCATCAAAAACAGCGAAAGCCATTATCAACTTTAGATGAATTTTTGGAATCTTCGCGTAGTATCAACATGGTAAAACGTGGGGCCTATGCCTGGGAGCCCACAATGAACGATATGGCTTCAGAGCGTTTGGCGGTAACTATTGATGGTATGCAAATTTTTGGCGCCTGTACCGATAAAATGGATCCAATAACTTCCTACGTTGATGTTTCCAACCTATCAGAAGCACAAATTGGTTCCGGACAGCAGGGCGCAGCATTTGGCAATACAATAGGTGGTGGCATCAATTTGAAATTGGACAAAAGTAATTTCAAACCCACAGGGTGGGGCGGTTCTTTGGAAAGTGCCATTGAAAGCAACAATACCATGCGTGTTTTTGGGGGTGAGCTAAACTATTCTGATGAAAAGATTTATTTGAATACGGATGGTATTTACCGCAAAGCCGATAATTACTATGCGGGCGGTGATGAAGAGGTGAAATTTTCACAGTTTGAAAAGTATAATTTCTCCATCAATTCAGGCTATAAACTTGCTGAAGGTAAATCCATCTCTGCTACCTTAATATATGATGAAGCGAACGATGTGGGTTATCCTGCCTTGACAATGGACGTTTCCTTGGCGCGGGCGGTGATTGGTTCGGTGGGGTTTAATCAGAATACATTGTTTGGTAATTTAAGCAATTGGGAGTCTAAATTGTATTATAATACCATAAAACACGTAATGGACGACACCAAGCGTCCCGATGTGCCGATACACATGGATATGCCAGGTAGGAGCGAAACTGCTGGGTTTTATACGCAGGCAAATCTCAACAAAGAAAAAAATCATTTTTTCTTGAAGTGGGATGGGTTTTACAATAAGAGTTATGCTGAAATGACAATGTATCCCACCAACGGGGATGAACCGTTGATGTTTATGCTTACGTGGCCTGATGTGCGCACCGCAAATGTTGGCTTTTATGCTGAAGATCATATTGCTTTTCAGAAAAATTCTTTAAAGCTTTCAACACGTTTGGCGTACCATGCCAATACGGTAGCGGATGATTTTGGTTTGAATAGTTTGAAAATTTTCTATCCGGAAATGGACAGGACCAATACGCGTTTTTTGAAAAGTTTTTCAGCTCAACACCATAAAATGGTGAAGGACTTTCACTTTAACGGAGGACTTTCCTATGGTGAGCGTGCCCCTTCCGTTTCAGAAGGGTATGGGTTTTATCTTTTCAACAGTTTTGACAACCACGATTACATTGGCGATCCAGAATTGAATACAGAAAGCTCTGCGGAAGCCAACTTTTCGGTAACCTTAAAAAAGCCAATTTTTGAAATTACGGCCAGTGCTAATTACTTCCGCATTTTTAACTATATCATTGGGTTAGTTGATCCATCGCTTAGCACAATGACTATTGGTGCGCAGGGCGTTAAGATTTATACCAATCTGGATTACGCGCAGCTTTTCAACGCTTCACTGTCGGGAAGGTATACTATTTCAAATGCGTTTAAATTGTCTGGCAATGTTTCGTATCACCGAGGTGTTGACAATGAAGGTGAAAATTTACCTTTGATTAGTCCACTTTCCTATAGAAGTGCAATCGATTTTTATAAAAACCAATTTTCCGCATCGCTTTCAGTTGATGGCGCTGGAGAACAGACAAATTATAATCCCGCTTACGGAGAAACCAAAAGTGCCGCTTATGCTACACTTTCGGTAAGCTTTGGAAAACGTTTCTTTTTAAAGGATAGCGATCTTTTCCTAAAAGGTGGAATTGAAAACATTTTTGACACTAACTATTCTACTTATACCGACTGGAACAACATTCCACGTATAGGCAGAAACTTATACTTAACAATCTCTTATTCAATTAATTAA